In the genome of Ensifer adhaerens, one region contains:
- a CDS encoding elongation factor P, giving the protein MKISGGEIRPGSVIEHNGGLWVAVKCNTVKPGKGGAFNQVEMKNLIDGTKLNERFRTVDTVEQVLLEKKDFQYLYEQGDALVFMDVESYEQLELPQEFVGDRARFLKDGMMVTVQLYGEKPIGIALPDQLVLEIAEADPVVKGQTAASSYKPAILENGVRILVPPFIATGERVLVDTNELIYLRRAD; this is encoded by the coding sequence ATGAAGATCAGCGGCGGCGAAATCCGCCCGGGCAGCGTTATCGAGCATAACGGCGGGCTCTGGGTGGCGGTAAAGTGCAACACGGTCAAGCCCGGCAAGGGCGGTGCGTTCAATCAGGTCGAGATGAAGAACCTGATCGACGGAACCAAGCTCAACGAGCGCTTCCGGACCGTTGACACGGTCGAGCAGGTTCTCCTGGAAAAGAAGGACTTCCAGTATCTCTATGAACAGGGCGACGCCCTCGTCTTCATGGATGTCGAAAGCTACGAGCAGCTCGAACTGCCCCAGGAATTCGTTGGCGACCGTGCGCGTTTCCTCAAGGACGGCATGATGGTCACGGTTCAGCTCTATGGCGAAAAGCCGATCGGCATTGCGCTGCCCGACCAGCTGGTTCTGGAAATCGCGGAAGCCGATCCGGTCGTCAAGGGCCAGACGGCGGCCTCGTCCTACAAGCCCGCCATTCTCGAAAACGGCGTGCGCATCCTCGTTCCGCCCTTCATCGCCACGGGCGAGCGCGTTCTCGTCGATACCAACGAACTCATCTATCTCCGCCGCGCCGACTAA
- a CDS encoding Diacylglycerol kinase family enzyme: MRAIAILNKDAGTLRTMDLQAYVSLLEGTFAARGHDITCRIVAGRDVVKSLKAATEEPGTDALIVAGGDGSVSAAAAIAWKSGHPLGVIPAGTMNLFARAIGLPLDVNAVPAVLAEWNVVAADIGDANGNPFVHQFSAGMHARMIRLREKIAYKSRIGKILANIRASFGVLLDPPAFDVAYTINGREESLKVSAISVSNNAFGPSPMLVSERLDGGHLGLYLAKRLNWRGAMHLAFDLFRGRLKDNIAVTSELVQEVELHFPRRTPTARCVLDGELMPLPRDIRICIHPGALKVLAP, from the coding sequence ATGCGGGCAATTGCTATTCTGAACAAGGATGCCGGGACCTTGAGGACGATGGACCTCCAGGCCTATGTGAGCCTGCTTGAGGGGACCTTCGCCGCAAGGGGACATGACATCACCTGCCGCATCGTGGCGGGTCGCGATGTGGTAAAGTCCCTCAAGGCGGCAACAGAAGAGCCGGGCACCGATGCGCTGATCGTCGCGGGGGGCGATGGGTCCGTCTCGGCCGCCGCGGCCATAGCCTGGAAAAGCGGCCATCCTCTCGGGGTCATACCCGCCGGCACCATGAACCTCTTTGCCCGCGCCATCGGCCTGCCGCTCGACGTGAACGCGGTACCAGCTGTCCTGGCGGAATGGAATGTCGTAGCCGCCGATATCGGCGATGCCAACGGCAATCCTTTTGTCCATCAATTCAGCGCCGGCATGCATGCACGCATGATCCGGCTGCGCGAAAAGATCGCCTACAAGTCACGCATCGGCAAGATTCTGGCCAATATCCGTGCCTCCTTCGGCGTGCTTCTCGATCCTCCGGCATTCGACGTGGCCTATACGATCAACGGAAGGGAAGAGAGCCTGAAGGTCTCCGCAATCTCGGTGTCCAACAATGCCTTCGGACCGAGCCCCATGCTCGTTTCCGAACGGCTGGATGGTGGTCATCTCGGGCTTTATCTGGCGAAGCGGCTCAACTGGCGTGGCGCCATGCATCTTGCCTTCGACCTGTTCCGCGGTCGATTGAAGGACAATATCGCGGTGACGTCCGAACTCGTCCAGGAAGTGGAGCTACACTTCCCCCGCCGCACCCCAACGGCGCGCTGTGTGCTTGACGGCGAACTCATGCCGCTGCCGCGCGATATCCGCATCTGCATCCATCCCGGCGCATTGAAGGTTCTCGCCCCATAG
- a CDS encoding Uncharacterized conserved protein, UPF0335 family, whose translation MEEETKAVENVAAAELRQLIERIERLEEEKASISDDIKDVYGEAKGRGYDPKAMRTIVRLRKKDANERLEEETILQTYMAALGME comes from the coding sequence ATGGAAGAAGAAACCAAAGCCGTCGAAAACGTCGCCGCCGCAGAACTGCGCCAGCTGATCGAACGCATCGAACGTCTCGAAGAGGAAAAGGCCTCGATCAGCGACGACATCAAGGACGTCTACGGCGAAGCCAAAGGCCGCGGCTACGATCCTAAGGCCATGCGGACAATCGTTCGTCTGCGCAAAAAAGACGCCAACGAACGCCTCGAAGAAGAAACCATCCTGCAGACCTATATGGCCGCTCTCGGCATGGAATAA
- a CDS encoding Uncharacterized conserved protein YcbK, DUF882 family yields MRWVAPLRSVTSRLRKMAVRGLTALALAAGLSMMVSAAAQAETRSLKLYFVHTGERATITYKRNGKFDPEGLAKLNRFLRDWRRNEPTKMDPRLFDLIWSVYQKSGSSEYINVLCGYRSPGTNEMLRNRSRHTGVAKESQHILGKAMDFYIPGVPLERLREIGLKLQMGGVGYYPTSGSPFVHMDVGGVRAWPRASRETLVRLFPDGKTIHIPPDGKPLPGYEAAMADYKRRMGSDNIEIASSGGRKNLFQMLFGGGDEDESPEAITDNAAPAKAQPPKAAPPAAPPVQVATAEPAPQPKQTFIENIPGTTVANAPVPSVRPTVAGGAGADLETALVSPTRSSASDAMASVLQPPAEGNGDYADLGDYKIPVPQLLSERKLPGEADVAAVPLPGSRPDYQIASVAPDAATVPMPVAQPPQTADAAGNAPKPASESDEIATMIRRMSGDAVASPASKPQQVALAEPPVASNKQLTRSLKADIRPALAEQAYKPKKGARPSKTDAMAALRGSHSQPAQLTGEMIEKWALAANNAQIVAPKPVDGGNGKDADVASSQPSVSPAKFDPARFSGGAPAARPQ; encoded by the coding sequence ATGCGTTGGGTTGCGCCTTTGCGGTCTGTGACGTCAAGACTGCGTAAGATGGCTGTTCGGGGCCTTACTGCCCTGGCGCTGGCGGCTGGCCTCAGTATGATGGTATCTGCGGCCGCCCAGGCCGAAACCCGCTCCCTGAAGCTCTATTTCGTCCACACCGGCGAGCGGGCGACAATCACTTACAAGCGCAATGGGAAATTCGATCCCGAAGGGTTGGCCAAGCTCAACCGCTTCCTGCGTGACTGGCGACGCAACGAGCCGACGAAGATGGACCCCCGGCTCTTCGATCTCATCTGGTCGGTCTACCAGAAGAGTGGATCGAGCGAATATATCAACGTGCTTTGCGGCTATCGTTCTCCCGGCACCAATGAAATGCTGCGCAATCGCTCGCGCCATACGGGTGTTGCCAAGGAGAGCCAGCATATTCTCGGCAAGGCCATGGATTTCTACATTCCGGGTGTTCCGCTTGAGCGGCTTCGCGAGATTGGCCTGAAGCTCCAGATGGGCGGCGTCGGGTATTATCCGACCTCCGGTTCGCCCTTCGTACACATGGATGTCGGCGGCGTGCGTGCCTGGCCGCGCGCATCGCGCGAAACGCTGGTGCGCCTCTTCCCCGATGGCAAGACGATCCATATTCCGCCGGATGGCAAGCCGCTGCCGGGTTACGAGGCTGCCATGGCGGACTACAAGCGCCGGATGGGCTCGGACAATATCGAGATCGCCTCTTCGGGTGGCCGCAAGAACCTTTTCCAGATGCTGTTCGGTGGCGGTGACGAGGACGAAAGTCCGGAAGCCATCACGGATAATGCTGCGCCAGCCAAGGCACAGCCTCCGAAGGCTGCGCCGCCTGCAGCGCCGCCGGTCCAGGTTGCCACAGCTGAGCCCGCGCCGCAGCCGAAGCAGACATTCATCGAGAATATTCCCGGGACAACGGTGGCCAATGCCCCTGTTCCCAGCGTCCGGCCGACAGTGGCCGGCGGTGCGGGCGCCGATCTCGAAACAGCGTTGGTGTCTCCGACGCGCAGCTCCGCCAGCGACGCGATGGCGTCCGTCCTGCAGCCGCCGGCGGAAGGCAATGGCGACTATGCCGATCTCGGCGATTACAAGATCCCGGTTCCGCAATTGCTGAGCGAGCGGAAGCTGCCGGGTGAGGCCGATGTGGCTGCGGTGCCGCTGCCTGGCTCGCGGCCGGACTATCAAATTGCCTCGGTGGCGCCTGATGCGGCAACCGTGCCCATGCCCGTAGCCCAGCCGCCGCAGACTGCGGATGCAGCGGGCAATGCGCCGAAGCCGGCGTCGGAGAGCGACGAGATTGCCACGATGATTCGGCGGATGTCGGGTGATGCGGTTGCCTCGCCGGCCTCCAAGCCGCAGCAGGTTGCCCTTGCCGAGCCGCCGGTCGCTTCCAACAAGCAGCTGACACGCTCGCTGAAGGCCGATATCCGTCCGGCGCTTGCAGAACAGGCGTATAAACCGAAGAAGGGCGCACGGCCCAGCAAGACGGATGCCATGGCAGCCTTGCGCGGATCACATTCGCAGCCTGCGCAGCTGACGGGCGAGATGATCGAGAAATGGGCGCTTGCCGCTAACAACGCGCAGATCGTTGCGCCGAAGCCAGTCGATGGCGGTAATGGCAAGGACGCGGATGTTGCCAGCAGCCAGCCGAGCGTCAGCCCAGCCAAGTTTGACCCGGCCCGGTTCTCCGGTGGCGCGCCGGCTGCCAGGCCGCAGTAA
- a CDS encoding thiamine-phosphate pyrophosphorylase, translated as MSTIRYRCRLVLIAPDIDDAAERTRVVADALKGGDVATVIVPGYGRSDDEFQRHAEVLVPVIQAAGAAALVVNDSRVAGRAKADGLHIDAPFAELADAVEKFRPKLIVGAGRVSDRHQALEVGELDPDYVFFGKIGGDIKPEPHPKNLALGEWWASMVSIPCIVMGGTDPASVLAIAETGAEFAALSTAVFAEPGRAAIVVAQANALLDEKAPRFE; from the coding sequence ATGTCGACTATAAGATACCGCTGCCGCCTCGTGTTGATTGCACCGGACATCGATGATGCCGCAGAGCGGACCCGCGTTGTGGCTGACGCACTCAAGGGCGGCGACGTCGCGACCGTGATCGTGCCCGGTTACGGTCGTTCCGACGACGAGTTCCAGCGCCACGCCGAGGTCCTGGTGCCTGTTATTCAGGCGGCGGGTGCTGCGGCCCTTGTCGTCAACGATAGCCGTGTCGCCGGCCGCGCCAAGGCCGATGGACTTCACATCGATGCGCCGTTTGCAGAGCTTGCCGATGCGGTGGAAAAATTCCGGCCGAAGCTCATCGTCGGTGCCGGCCGCGTCAGCGACCGCCACCAGGCGCTCGAAGTCGGAGAACTCGATCCCGACTACGTCTTCTTCGGCAAGATCGGCGGCGACATCAAGCCGGAACCGCATCCAAAAAACCTCGCGCTGGGCGAATGGTGGGCGTCGATGGTATCGATCCCTTGCATCGTCATGGGCGGCACCGATCCCGCCTCCGTGCTGGCGATCGCTGAGACCGGCGCGGAATTCGCAGCCCTCTCGACAGCCGTCTTCGCAGAGCCCGGTCGTGCAGCCATCGTGGTTGCGCAAGCCAATGCGCTTCTTGACGAAAAAGCGCCAAGGTTTGAGTAA
- a CDS encoding pyruvate kinase, whose translation MRRRRKVKILATLGPASSEEAMIEKLFLAGADLFRINMSHASHDTMRTLISRIRNVEKRMGRPIGILADIQGPKLRVGKFANTKVALTPGQTFTLDNKEEPGDETRVFLPHPEILESVKAGDRLLIDDGKLHLKAVKCDGKSIVTEVISGTSISDRKGVSLPDTLLAVGVLTEKDRADIEAVLATNDVDWVALSFIQRPEDLAEVRKMARGRVGLMSKIEKPQALERIEEIIELSDALMVARGDLGVEMPLESVPGIQKQLTRACRKAGKPVVVATQMLESMITAPVPTRAEVSDVATAVFEGADAIMLSAESASGAYPVEAVSTMASIAQKVEEDQYFTGIIHAQRSEPNPTGADAISLAARQIAETLKLNAIVCYTASGTTGLRASRERPAMPILALSPIVKTARRLSLAWGLHCVVTEDATDLDDMVNRACRIVVSEGFGGPGDRIIITAGVPLGTPGSTNMLRIAYIGSDGVTGI comes from the coding sequence ATGAGACGCAGACGTAAGGTCAAGATCCTAGCCACCCTCGGCCCCGCTTCTTCTGAAGAAGCCATGATCGAAAAGCTGTTCCTGGCGGGTGCAGACCTTTTCCGCATCAACATGAGCCATGCCAGCCACGATACGATGCGCACGCTGATTTCGCGCATCCGCAACGTGGAGAAGCGCATGGGCCGGCCGATTGGCATCCTTGCCGACATTCAGGGTCCGAAGTTGCGTGTGGGCAAGTTCGCCAACACCAAGGTGGCGCTGACACCCGGCCAGACCTTTACGCTGGACAACAAGGAAGAGCCTGGCGACGAAACGCGCGTTTTCCTGCCGCATCCGGAAATTCTGGAATCAGTCAAGGCCGGCGACCGCCTGCTGATCGATGACGGCAAGCTGCATCTCAAGGCCGTCAAGTGCGATGGAAAGAGCATCGTCACGGAAGTCATCTCCGGCACCTCGATCTCCGACCGCAAGGGCGTCAGCCTGCCTGATACGCTCCTGGCCGTTGGCGTGCTGACCGAGAAAGACCGTGCCGACATCGAAGCCGTGCTCGCGACCAACGATGTCGATTGGGTGGCACTCTCGTTCATCCAGCGGCCGGAAGATCTGGCGGAAGTGCGCAAGATGGCGCGTGGTCGCGTGGGTCTGATGTCCAAGATCGAGAAGCCGCAGGCGTTGGAGCGGATCGAGGAAATCATCGAGCTTTCTGACGCGCTGATGGTCGCCCGTGGCGACCTCGGTGTCGAAATGCCGCTCGAATCCGTTCCGGGCATCCAGAAGCAGCTCACTCGCGCCTGCCGCAAGGCCGGCAAGCCGGTTGTGGTGGCGACGCAGATGCTGGAGTCGATGATCACCGCCCCGGTTCCGACCCGCGCCGAAGTCTCGGACGTGGCGACCGCCGTGTTCGAAGGTGCGGACGCGATCATGCTTTCGGCGGAATCGGCCTCCGGCGCCTATCCGGTTGAGGCGGTTTCGACGATGGCATCGATCGCTCAGAAGGTCGAGGAAGACCAGTATTTCACCGGGATCATCCATGCCCAGCGTTCCGAGCCGAACCCGACGGGCGCGGACGCGATTTCGCTCGCCGCCCGACAGATTGCCGAGACGCTGAAGCTCAACGCCATCGTCTGTTACACCGCCTCCGGCACGACGGGCCTGCGGGCGTCGCGCGAACGTCCCGCCATGCCGATCCTGGCGCTTTCGCCCATCGTGAAGACCGCGCGCCGGCTGTCGCTAGCTTGGGGCCTGCACTGCGTGGTCACGGAAGACGCTACGGATCTGGACGACATGGTCAACCGGGCCTGCCGAATCGTCGTCAGCGAAGGCTTTGGGGGCCCCGGTGACCGCATTATCATCACGGCCGGCGTTCCGCTGGGCACGCCCGGTTCCACCAATATGCTGCGCATCGCCTATATCGGTTCTGACGGCGTGACCGGCATCTGA
- a CDS encoding Predicted N-formylglutamate amidohydrolase, whose product MTLHQAYRRIGGNSAAGLLIIADHATNHVPADYAALGLPKEAFARHIAYDIGIEPLTERLAAMLGAPAVLSCFSRLLIDPNRGEDDPTLIMKLSDGAIIPANHPITPAERRRRIETWHRPYHMAVDKAIAEVAMACGRAPLIVSLHSFTPFWKGFRRPWQAGVLWDTDHRAVHPLIRALENRGYVTGDNEPYDGALKGDTMYRHCMRNGIPHVLLEVRQDLIADRRGVDEWAGVLAPIFAEMNAMPELHEYRIFPSRTGPYE is encoded by the coding sequence ATGACACTTCACCAGGCCTACCGTAGGATCGGCGGAAATTCCGCCGCCGGGCTCCTGATCATTGCCGATCACGCCACGAATCATGTTCCGGCCGACTATGCCGCACTCGGCCTGCCAAAGGAAGCATTCGCCCGCCACATCGCCTACGATATCGGGATTGAGCCGCTGACGGAGCGGCTCGCCGCCATGCTCGGCGCACCGGCGGTCCTCTCCTGCTTTTCCCGCCTGCTGATCGACCCCAATCGCGGCGAGGACGACCCGACGCTGATCATGAAACTCTCGGATGGCGCGATCATCCCGGCCAACCATCCGATCACGCCCGCGGAGCGGCGGCGGCGGATCGAAACCTGGCACCGCCCCTACCATATGGCGGTCGACAAGGCGATTGCCGAGGTCGCCATGGCCTGTGGCAGAGCGCCGCTTATTGTCTCCCTGCATTCGTTCACCCCCTTCTGGAAGGGCTTTCGCCGTCCATGGCAGGCAGGCGTTCTCTGGGACACCGACCACCGCGCCGTGCATCCCCTCATCCGCGCGCTCGAAAATCGCGGTTATGTCACGGGCGACAACGAACCCTATGACGGCGCGCTGAAAGGCGATACGATGTATCGCCACTGCATGCGCAACGGCATCCCGCATGTGCTGCTGGAAGTCCGGCAGGACCTGATCGCCGACCGGCGCGGCGTCGATGAATGGGCTGGCGTGCTGGCACCGATCTTCGCCGAGATGAACGCCATGCCCGAGTTGCACGAGTACCGGATCTTTCCGTCGCGCACCGGCCCGTACGAATAA
- a CDS encoding DNA-binding transcriptional response regulator, NtrC family, contains REC, AAA-type ATPase, and a Fis-type DNA-binding domains, translating into MVAQILVVDDDPVQRRLLKHAIEQHGHEPHMAENGRVGLEYLKDVVDRIDVVVLDLMMPEMNGLEFMAALANLGTDIPVIVQTGQGGIETVVEAMRAGAFDFVVKPVSPERLGSAIGNALKLDQKEARAKAGRRSRSTHVRFSDIVSASPAMDRVIDLARRAAHSDIPVVLEGESGVGKEMIAKAIQAASDRSNKPFITVNCGAIPANLVESILFGHEKGAFTGATERHIGKFAEADGGTLFLDEIGDLPLDTQVKLLRAVQSGEIETVGARQTQKVDVRLISATNKDLIEEVKAGRFREDLYYRLNVYPIAIPSLRKRKEDIPVLVRALAERLAHEQKLPQPLGVSPRALALLTAYDWPGNIRQLENAMFRAVVLAQGHELDVEDFPQIAAQVPGYSINADGAISWGGPVRHQGPMLVEKPPRVFPDFSERYETQEVAVPTSGDKHADIIPSLGEDGDVRTLAEVEEQLIRFALKFYHGQMSQVARKLGIGRSTLYRKLKDYDIDPDHPFRDVA; encoded by the coding sequence GTGGTAGCCCAGATTCTTGTTGTGGATGACGATCCGGTTCAGCGCCGCCTTCTCAAACACGCAATCGAGCAACATGGCCATGAGCCCCATATGGCCGAGAACGGCCGCGTGGGCCTGGAATATCTGAAAGACGTGGTCGACCGCATCGACGTTGTCGTTCTCGACCTGATGATGCCCGAGATGAACGGGCTGGAATTCATGGCGGCGCTCGCCAATCTCGGCACCGACATTCCGGTCATTGTGCAGACGGGGCAGGGCGGTATCGAGACGGTCGTCGAAGCCATGCGCGCCGGCGCGTTCGATTTCGTTGTGAAGCCGGTCTCGCCCGAGCGTCTGGGTTCCGCCATCGGCAATGCGCTCAAGCTCGACCAGAAGGAAGCCCGCGCCAAGGCCGGTCGCCGGTCACGTTCGACCCATGTTCGGTTCAGCGATATCGTATCGGCAAGCCCGGCCATGGACCGCGTTATCGATCTGGCGCGCCGCGCCGCCCATTCCGACATTCCTGTCGTGCTGGAAGGCGAATCGGGCGTCGGCAAGGAAATGATCGCCAAGGCGATCCAGGCCGCCTCCGATCGCTCCAACAAGCCGTTCATCACCGTCAATTGTGGGGCGATCCCCGCCAATCTGGTCGAAAGTATCCTCTTCGGTCATGAGAAGGGCGCGTTTACCGGTGCGACCGAGCGGCATATCGGCAAGTTCGCCGAAGCCGATGGGGGGACGCTGTTTCTTGACGAGATCGGCGACCTGCCGCTCGACACCCAGGTGAAGCTGCTGCGCGCCGTGCAGTCGGGCGAAATCGAAACGGTTGGCGCGCGCCAGACGCAGAAGGTCGATGTCCGGCTCATTTCAGCGACCAACAAGGACCTGATCGAGGAGGTGAAGGCCGGCCGCTTCCGCGAAGACCTCTATTATCGCCTCAACGTCTATCCGATCGCCATTCCGTCCCTGCGCAAGCGCAAGGAGGATATTCCGGTTCTGGTGCGGGCGCTGGCCGAACGTCTGGCCCATGAGCAGAAGCTGCCGCAGCCGCTTGGCGTTTCGCCGCGGGCGCTGGCGCTGCTGACCGCCTACGACTGGCCCGGCAATATCCGCCAGCTGGAAAATGCCATGTTCCGCGCTGTCGTTCTGGCGCAGGGGCACGAACTCGATGTCGAGGATTTCCCGCAGATCGCGGCCCAGGTTCCCGGCTATTCGATCAACGCCGACGGCGCGATCTCCTGGGGCGGGCCGGTGCGCCACCAGGGGCCGATGCTGGTCGAGAAGCCGCCGCGCGTATTCCCGGATTTTTCGGAACGATACGAGACGCAGGAGGTAGCCGTGCCGACATCCGGCGACAAGCATGCAGATATCATCCCGAGCCTAGGCGAAGATGGCGATGTGCGGACGTTGGCGGAAGTCGAGGAGCAGCTCATCCGTTTCGCGCTCAAATTCTACCATGGCCAGATGAGCCAGGTGGCGCGCAAGCTGGGAATCGGCCGCTCCACATTGTACCGGAAGCTCAAGGATTACGACATTGATCCGGATCATCCCTTCCGGGACGTTGCCTAA
- a CDS encoding myo-inositol-1(or 4)-monophosphatase, protein MARSALLNVMVQAAFKAGKSLSRDFGEVQNLQVSVKGPSDYVSQADRKAEKIVKDELLKARPTYGFLGEESDEIKGTDGAHRWIVDPLDGTTNFLHGIPQFAVSIALERNNEIVAAVVFNPATDELYTAEKGGGAFLNDRRLRVAARKELSDSVITCGVPHLGRGNHGKFLIELRHVMGEVAGIRRFGAASLDLAYVAAGRCDGYWETGLAAWDIAAGILLIKEAGGWVSDFHGKTDMLETGGVIAGNEYIQKALLEVTHRPIPKA, encoded by the coding sequence ATGGCTCGTTCAGCCCTTCTCAACGTCATGGTCCAGGCCGCCTTCAAGGCCGGCAAATCGCTCTCGCGCGACTTCGGCGAGGTCCAGAACCTCCAGGTTTCGGTGAAGGGCCCGAGCGACTACGTCTCCCAGGCCGACCGCAAGGCTGAAAAGATCGTCAAGGACGAACTCCTCAAGGCCCGCCCGACCTATGGCTTCCTGGGCGAGGAAAGCGACGAGATCAAGGGCACGGATGGCGCACATCGGTGGATCGTCGACCCGCTCGACGGCACGACGAACTTCCTGCACGGCATCCCGCAATTCGCCGTCTCCATCGCGCTCGAGCGCAACAACGAAATCGTCGCCGCCGTCGTCTTCAACCCGGCAACCGACGAACTCTACACGGCCGAAAAGGGCGGCGGAGCCTTCCTCAACGATCGCCGCCTGCGCGTGGCGGCCCGCAAGGAACTCTCCGACAGCGTCATCACCTGCGGCGTGCCCCATCTCGGTCGCGGCAATCACGGCAAATTCCTCATCGAACTGCGCCATGTCATGGGTGAAGTCGCCGGCATCCGCCGTTTTGGCGCAGCGTCCCTGGACCTCGCCTATGTCGCTGCCGGTCGTTGCGACGGCTATTGGGAAACCGGTCTTGCCGCCTGGGACATCGCAGCCGGCATTCTCCTCATCAAGGAAGCCGGCGGCTGGGTTTCCGACTTCCACGGCAAGACCGACATGCTCGAAACCGGTGGCGTGATTGCCGGCAACGAATACATCCAGAAGGCGCTTCTTGAGGTCACCCACCGCCCCATCCCGAAGGCCTGA
- a CDS encoding Uncharacterized membrane protein, giving the protein MAAHNDKTTHHGATTENVTRSTRNPSPNRLAKRFAAPAVLFTLAFAPAFLPASEARADFRVCNGTQNLVGVAIGYRASEGWVTEGWWQVPATTCATLIEGELKSRYYYLYAEDAARGGRWTGDVKMCVAENEFKIVGVKDCFARGYQQMGFKEYDTGKQGSWMVQLTDTSGTQESQSK; this is encoded by the coding sequence ATGGCAGCGCACAACGACAAGACCACCCATCATGGAGCCACAACGGAAAACGTGACCCGTTCAACTCGAAACCCATCCCCGAACCGTTTGGCCAAGCGCTTTGCTGCGCCCGCCGTGCTGTTTACGCTCGCCTTTGCGCCTGCTTTCCTGCCGGCAAGCGAAGCGCGGGCAGATTTCCGGGTTTGCAACGGAACGCAGAACCTCGTTGGCGTCGCCATCGGTTACCGTGCCAGCGAGGGCTGGGTGACGGAAGGCTGGTGGCAGGTGCCTGCAACGACATGTGCCACGCTGATCGAGGGCGAACTGAAATCGCGCTATTATTATCTCTACGCCGAGGACGCTGCCCGTGGCGGGCGCTGGACCGGAGACGTGAAGATGTGCGTGGCGGAGAACGAGTTCAAGATCGTCGGCGTCAAGGATTGTTTCGCGCGCGGCTACCAGCAGATGGGCTTCAAGGAATATGACACCGGCAAGCAGGGGAGCTGGATGGTTCAGCTCACCGACACGTCGGGAACCCAGGAAAGCCAGAGCAAATGA